One region of Dysidea avara chromosome 1, odDysAvar1.4, whole genome shotgun sequence genomic DNA includes:
- the LOC136241450 gene encoding uncharacterized protein, with protein MPTKMLLKSVWILLSYYFACNCCVATLDVSIMFEDAWGCRGGANYEQGLSLAIINYIGQSCNCSTYSINGGSLQCSNVSQFHGVYQFTIVDVADSAKRVATVLSQLANISANIVLLGYCSEDGDVAPTTTETSNTSNTLLIVLLVTCTTLLLLTLAITSVTMYRCYRISKEAHIEMKPAPLPEEPQCPALPYEVAFSRVPTDMSSQGLDPAHNEGRPVYIRAYDIATIPPQRQGDAEQVVNVSQAINQAAIVSQAVDQIDVTPSDNYPGYVEQTNH; from the exons ATGCCTACTAAGATGCTATTGAAGTCAGTGTGGATTTTGTTGAGCTATTACTTTGCCTGTAACTGCTGTG TTGCGACACTTGATGTGTCAATCATGTTCGAAGACGCTTGGGGATGTCGCGGAGGAGCCAACTATGAACAG GGACTTTCCCTTGCAATTATTAATTACATTGGACAGTCGTGTAATTGCTCAACGTACAGCATCAATGGCGGGTCCTTACAGTGTAGTAATGTGTCACAATTTCATGGAGTATACCAGTTTACAATAGTTGATGTAGCTGACTCAGCCAAGAGGGTGGCCACTGTACTATCGCAATTAGCTAATATATCTGCTAATATTGTGCTACTTGGTTACtgtagtgaagatggtgatgtgGCACCAACAACTACAGAGACTTCCAACACATCAAATACTCTACTAATTGTCTTGCTAGTTACTTGTACTACATTACTACTCCTAACACTTGCCATCACGTCAGTTACTATGTACAG GTGTTACCGGATCTCCAAGGAAGCACATATTGAGATGAAGCCAGCACCATTACCAGAGGAGCCACAATGTCCTGCTCTACCTTATGAAGTAGCATTTTCTCGTGTACCTACAGATATGTCATCTCAAGGGCTGGACCCAGCTCATAATGAAGGAAGACCTGTGTACATACGAGCATATGATATTGCTACAATTCCTCCTCAGCGACAAGGTGATGCAGAACAAGTAGTTAATGTCAGTCAAGCAATTAATcaagcagctattgtcagtcaAGCAGTGGATCAAATTGATGTTACTCCATCTGACAATTACCCTGGCTATGTAGAGCAAACTAACCATTAA
- the LOC136241416 gene encoding uncharacterized protein isoform X2: MSRTNRDGSTLRNGKPRTYKSVYPSTQPSPATRNSPRETRNSGNQSTSSQPPSRATSGRKLPPNPIDLTGPTNEQQQQEENNNVLNTGLPSVLGTPLFIHIHNWTGNAVDQLQQVTSQIRTSLQSYLDQHYHGVSVVMDWLLPCCCSSSDSMSNKIYKFRLNGTQAMRVSQLLVNNTRHPAAIIGQHLSINSCGTCCRSDQRMSGDVSNSDKLIFSGIVVLSVVLVCLIVMVVISYQCYRKKARSQARTRQVLQVPNGITTRDYNRLTHTFNSQPVHTAAPDYYLPLQSPTRTTD; encoded by the exons ATGAGTCGCACCAACCGCGATGGAAGCACCCTGAGGAACGGCAAACCAAGGACGTACAAATCTGTGTACCCTTCGACTCAACCCTCTCCTGCCACGAGAAACTCTCCACGAGAAACGAGAAACTCTGGCAATCAAAGCACCAGTAGTCAACCTCCGAGTAGAGCCACCTCTGGAAGGAAACTGCCCCCTAATCCTATTGACCTTACTGGACCTACAAATGAACAACAACAGCAAGAAGAAAATAACAATGTTCTAAACACAG GTCTTCCCAGTGTTCTTGGTactccactgtttatacacatTCACAACTGGACTGGCAATGCTGTTGACCAGCTACAACAG GTGACCAGCCAAATTAGAACTTCTTTGCAATCATATTTAGACCAGCATTACCATGGTGTTTCTGTAGTGATGGACTGGTTACTGCCATGTTGTTGCAGCAGCAGTGATAGCATGTCAAACAAGATATATAAATTTCGTCTCAATGGTACACAAGCCATGAGGGTCAGTCAGTTACTAGTTAATAACACCAGACACCCTGCTGCCATAATTGGTCAACACCTGTCAATTAACAGTTGTGGAACATGCTGTAGATCAGACCAAAGGATGTCTGGTGATGTATCTAATAGTGACAAGCTAATATTCAGTGGTATAGTTGTGCTCAGTGTAGTGTTGGTGTGTTTGATAGTAATGGTTGTGATCAGTTACCAATG TTATCGGAAGAAGGCTAGATCACAAGCAAGAACGAGACAAGTCCTACAAGTTCCTAATGGTATCACTACACGGGACTACAATAGGTTGACTCACACATTCAACAGCCAGCCAGTACACACTGCTGCTCCTGACTACTACCTACCCTTACAATCTCCAACTAGAACAACTGACTAA
- the LOC136241416 gene encoding uncharacterized protein isoform X1, protein MMGKGLVILFQLVIVLQCNDAASHSEDVDTSNPAINYLQLASSGCFCCPAISSAISHCQFHSSTVKWYRCSGVLADSCHLSVPSRAADEQLASSAWVNEVGKICFSNFTLEAVSTYCCALQSSNEQCVTMSVKLSAPPQVVAVEDRLLATVGDVVTLECKRPVEGAPNPKVFWRYNGSVVTNSSKYLVITSTNYTKLTITNVILTDSGCYVCEAIVHDMTSSRSISLNVSGLPSVLGTPLFIHIHNWTGNAVDQLQQVTSQIRTSLQSYLDQHYHGVSVVMDWLLPCCCSSSDSMSNKIYKFRLNGTQAMRVSQLLVNNTRHPAAIIGQHLSINSCGTCCRSDQRMSGDVSNSDKLIFSGIVVLSVVLVCLIVMVVISYQCYRKKARSQARTRQVLQVPNGITTRDYNRLTHTFNSQPVHTAAPDYYLPLQSPTRTTD, encoded by the exons ATGATGGGAAAAGGATTGGTCATATTATTTCAGCTGGTCATCGTGTTACAATGCAATGACGCTGCGAGTCACAGTGAAGATGTGGACACCTCTAACCCTGCTATTAACTATCTGCAGTTAGCCAGTTCTGGTTGTTTTTGCTGCCCTGCCATTTCCTCGGCCATTTCTCACTGTCAGTTCCACAGTAGTACAGTAAAGTGGTATAGATGTAGTGGTGTGTTAGCCGACTCCTGTCACCTCTCAGTTCCTAGTAGAGCGGCGGACGAGCAGCTCGCCTCATCAGCGTGGGTCAACGAGGTTGGCAAGATTTGCTTTTCCAATTTTACCCTCGAAGCAGTCAGCACGTACTGTTGCGCTCTGCAAAGCAGCAATGAACAATGCGTAACGATGTCAGTGAAGCTATCTG CTCCACCCCAAGTGGTAGCTGTAGAGGACAGATTGCTAGCTACTGTAGGTGATGTAGTCACTTTAGAGTGCAAGAGGCCGGTGGAAGGTGCTCCTAACCCAAAAGTGTTCTGGAGGTACAATGGGTCAGTGGTTACTAATAGCAGCAAGTACCTTGTCATAACATCAACTAACTATACTAAGTTAACTATCACTAATGTGATACTGACTGATAGTGGATGTTACGTGTGTGAAGCAATTGTACATGACATGACATCATCAAGATCAATCAGCCTCAATGTATCAG GTCTTCCCAGTGTTCTTGGTactccactgtttatacacatTCACAACTGGACTGGCAATGCTGTTGACCAGCTACAACAG GTGACCAGCCAAATTAGAACTTCTTTGCAATCATATTTAGACCAGCATTACCATGGTGTTTCTGTAGTGATGGACTGGTTACTGCCATGTTGTTGCAGCAGCAGTGATAGCATGTCAAACAAGATATATAAATTTCGTCTCAATGGTACACAAGCCATGAGGGTCAGTCAGTTACTAGTTAATAACACCAGACACCCTGCTGCCATAATTGGTCAACACCTGTCAATTAACAGTTGTGGAACATGCTGTAGATCAGACCAAAGGATGTCTGGTGATGTATCTAATAGTGACAAGCTAATATTCAGTGGTATAGTTGTGCTCAGTGTAGTGTTGGTGTGTTTGATAGTAATGGTTGTGATCAGTTACCAATG TTATCGGAAGAAGGCTAGATCACAAGCAAGAACGAGACAAGTCCTACAAGTTCCTAATGGTATCACTACACGGGACTACAATAGGTTGACTCACACATTCAACAGCCAGCCAGTACACACTGCTGCTCCTGACTACTACCTACCCTTACAATCTCCAACTAGAACAACTGACTAA
- the LOC136248431 gene encoding uncharacterized protein has translation MRVLQKGFKYIPYSTYTPKHLELDTSSLKANLTKRCVPYRYDIPKGGLMKTVSDVSKVTTPVSNAIDQFVNEVRVSCNIGTTQSGKDNINRRDRNILNKLCNRKDIRISKSDKGDTVVVETMECYTRDGLKHLSDQDIYHRIDKDLTSELHVKIKTFVNHCFSRGLINHEVYSFLTQDDKPRTPFIYFLKKLHKTPLAVRPIVSNIHSPTCLLSQFMDHLLKPIVATKTHILKNSIQVITEVEQLRIPNNSLLVTADVKSLYPSIPIEESINIILTELENYKDPTSPSILILKEMLSFILYNNCFTFGDLFFLQVRGIAMGTAMAPNYANLFMSNFEDKFIFNRNTRPVYYRRYIDDLLIIWKDTEEELIKFMDHLNNCHPTIKFTFESSTTEVTYLDINIVKENHQLYVKPHFKTTNTFSYLQTSSYHPKFTFKGIYRGENVRILRNCTKQSDYETTMNHIKKQFSVRGYATLDLPDIPFSERNNHLKKSDTTSQTRDNPIIIVSKFDINKKFVRACKDHWPMLTANSETKKHLYQKPVQHTFTNHKNIKQRLPNNKLDIEVPTDLTIHPSPTITSKQFPAKNIACRREDCACCSQLKGSARVISYQTQVSFDITNIYACDSVGVVYLLECVHCYKQYVGETSTTLRARMRRHRNMSNQATNRPLYHHLQEHKQTFAQTYKLSILDRIVDTPARKAKEMWFIQQFKTKIPFGFNVIT, from the coding sequence ACAACCCCAGTCAGTAATGCCATCGACCAATTTGTAAATGAAGTCAGAGTCTCTTGCAACATTGGTACTACACAATCAGGCAAGGACAACATCAATAGAAGAGATAGAAATATACTTAATAAACTGTGTAATCGTAAGGACATCAGAATTTCCAAGAGTGATAAGGGCGACACTGTTGTTGTCGAAACCATGGAATGCTACACAAGAGACGGTCTCAAACATTTATCAGACCAGGACATTTATCACCGTATTGATAAAGACCTCACATCAGAGTTACATGTCAAAATCAAGACATTTGTTAACCACTGCTTTAGTCGTGGTCTAATCAATCATGAAGTTTATAGTTTTCTCACTCAGGATGATAAACCTAGAACTCCTTTTATTTACTTTTTGAAAAAATTACATAAGACTCCCTTGGCTGTCAGGCCAATAGTTTCTAACATTCACAGTCCCACTTGCCTGCTATCTCAGTTCATGGACCACTTACTGAAACCCATTGTCGCCACTAAAACTCACATACTCAAAAACTCCATACAAGTCATTACTGAAGTGGAGCAATTACGTATTCCAAATAACTCATTACTAGTCACAGCCGACGTTAAGTCATTATATCCCAGCATACCAATAGAGGAATCCATTAACATTATTCTAACTGAATTGGAAAACTACAAGGACCCCACATCTCCATCTATACTTATATTAAAAGAAATGTTGAGttttatattatataataattgttttactTTTGGTGACCTTTTCTTTCTGCAGGTTCGAGGGATTGCAATGGGCACAGCCATGGCCCCTAACTATGCCAATCTATTTATGTCTAATTTTGAGgataaatttatttttaacagaAACACCAGACCAGTCTACTACCGTAGATACATCGATGATTTACTTATAATTTGGAAAGACACGGAGGAGGAATTGATAAAATTTATGGACCACCTAAATAATTGTCACCCAACTATTAAGTTCACATTTGAATCTTCCACTACTGAAGTCACTTACCTGGACATCAATATTGTCAAGGAGAACCATCAACTTTATGTCAAACCCCATTTTAAAACCACTAACACTTTTTCTTATCTACAGACATCTTCCTACCATCCTAAATTCACCTTTAAAGGTATCTACCGAGGGGAAAATGTAAGAATCCTTCGTAATTGTACTAAACAGTCAGACTATGAAACTACCATGAACCATATTAAAAAACAGTTCTCAGTCAGAGGCTATGCCACATTAGACTTACCTGATATACCATTTTCTGAAAGAAATAATCATCTGAAGAAGAGTGATACCACATCACAGACACGGGACAACCCAATCATCATTGTGAGTAAGTTTGACattaacaaaaagtttgtaAGGGCCTGTAAAGACCACTGGCCAATGTTAACTGCTAATTCAGAGACTAAAAAACACTTATATCAGAAACCAGTTCAACACACTTTCACCAATCACAAGAACATCAAGCAAAGATTACCCAataataaattggacattgagGTACCTACCGACTTAACAATTCACCCTTCACCTACTATCACCAGTAAACAATTTCCAGCTAAGAATATAGCTTGCAGGAGAGAGGATTGTGCCTGCTGCAGTCAACTAAAGGGCAGTGCTCGAGTTATCAGTTATCAAACACAAGTATCTTTTGACATCACTAACATCTATGCATGTGACTCTGTAGGTGTAGTCTATCTACTGGAATGTGTACATTGTTACAAGCAATACGTAGGAGAGACCTCTACCACACTACGTGCCAGAATGAGAAGACACAGGAATATGTCCAATCAAGCTACCAATAGACCCTTGTATCACCATCTTCAAGAGCACAAGCAAACCTTTGCTCAAACCTACAAGTTATCTATCCTTGATAGAATTGTCGATACTCCCGCTAGAAAAGCTAAAGAAATGTGGTTCATCCAGCAATTCAAAACGAAGATACCTTTTGGCTTTAATGTTATTACGTGA